A single window of Eucalyptus grandis isolate ANBG69807.140 chromosome 1, ASM1654582v1, whole genome shotgun sequence DNA harbors:
- the LOC104444452 gene encoding probable calcium-binding protein CML36, whose product MRLVKITSKALKLSPKHLFGSRKGRSVASRSETPSFGAASSSSSSSDESSSSVLKGESLTPTSVLGRGGGGGGGGGGGVWAGSNLELARAFGLIDRDGDGILSRKELEALLSRLGSRDEVAVMLSEVGCHGEGEDAAVSIEELLSRVGPACGPACDDAELRETFEFFDADHDGKITAEELLGVFAAFGDERCTLEECRRMISEVDKNGDGFVCFEDFTRMMELPR is encoded by the coding sequence ATGAGGCTCGTCAAGATCACCTCCAAGGCGCTCAAGCTCAGCCCTAAGCACCTCTTCGGGTCCCGGAAGGGCCGATCCGTCGCGTCCCGCTCCGAAACGCCTTCCTTCGGCGCCGcctcgtcgtcctcctcctcctcggacgaatcctcctcctccgtcctcAAGGGCGAGTCCCTGACCCCGACCAGCGTCctcggccgcggcggcggcggcggcggcggcggcgggggcggggtCTGGGCCGGCAGCaacctcgagctcgcccgcgcGTTCGGGCTCATCGACCGGGACGGCGACGGGATCCTCTCGCGGAAGGAGCTCGAGGCCCTGCTCAGCCGGCTCGGCAGCCGGGACGAGGTGGCGGTGATGCTGAGCGAGGTGGGGTGCCACGGCGAGGGGGAGGACGCCGCCGTGAGCATCGAGGAGCTGCTGAGCCGGGTGGGTCCGGCGTGCGGGCCGGCCTGCGACGACGCCGAGCTGCGGGAGACGTTCGAGTTCTTCGACGCGGACCACGACGGGAAAATCACGGCGGAGGAGCTCCTCGGGGTGTTCGCGGCGTTCGGGGACGAGCGGTGCACGCTCGAGGAGTGCCGCCGCATGATCTCGGAGGTGGACAAGAACGGGGACGGGTTCGTGTGCTTCGAGGACTTCACTCGGATGATGGAGCTGCCGAGATGA
- the LOC104444491 gene encoding N-acetylglucosaminyl-phosphatidylinositol biosynthetic protein gpi1 isoform X2 yields MCTYVIVYETPTHGAHHFSLSYSHYPGQVKVPTKKPKWIEELHQKHAQVDLSTAILAINSSRAASATLNSKTCSGPERSVSQSSLISMFYAFIWHALAILAASLFTLFYSIIQYSHHFMRWGSQSWMYKVSSRVFLTTWSNIKIRSCQYLYWPVLLQNSDLRCQSNVEYAEKAALRKHSMWSNIAIDILLGNLIGLSLLYHAEMVSLWFLNSVEGLNNYLRMGSVWLMGVPAGFKLNTELAAILGTTSLNVIQIWSTLWVFVGFFLMNMVRGIAIMGMLFGATVIAALMVDMIGAATLHVSALHSLIACLYASQTQALAALWRLFRGQKLNPLRLRLDSYDYTVEQHVVGSLLFTPLLLLLPTTCVFYIFFTIVNTSIRVTHVLIEVFISIIHETPYVKVLLWLVRPTRLPAGIWFEIVSCKYNGVHPMERSICDGNGINPDFDNAPRKTEKYKRSTALVSFLRISVPSIGQIILPHYKKVFTGVSASLFAESAYGILTGKRISYGPVSHPPSTLPWMHIPIKEYWQLCHKSILSHMGD; encoded by the exons ATGTGCACGTAT GTTATAGTTTACGAAACTCCAACACATGGAGCACACCATTTCTCTCTAAGTTATTCACATTATCCTGGGCAAGTTAAAGTTCCTACGAAGAAGCCCAAGTGGATTGAAGAGCTTCATCAAAAACACGCTCAAGTTGACCTG AGTACAGCAATTCTCGCAATCAACAGTTCTAGAGCTGCTTCTGCTACATTAAACTCAAAGACATGTTCTGGGCCAGAACGATCTGTCTCTCAGTCATCCCTTATTTCGAT GTTTTATGCCTTCAtatggcatgcattggccatatTGGCAGCTTCGTTATTCACTCTTTTCTACAGCATTATCCAGTATTCTCATCACTTTATGAGGTGGGGATCACAGTCGTGGATGTACAAAGTATCTTCAAGGGTGTTCCTGACCACATGGTCTAACATCAAAATTAGGTCTTGTCAATATCTATATTGGCCTGTCTTGCTGCAGAATAGTGACCTCAG GTGTCAATCCAATGTAGAGTACGCTGAGAAAGCCGCATTGCGGAAGCATTCCATGTGGTCAAATATAGCCATTGATATTCTCCTCGGAAACTTGATTGGTTTGTCATTACTATATCATGCGGAAATGGTTAGCTTGTGGTTTCTGAATTCTGTGGAGGGCCTAAATAATTATCTGCGCATGGGATCAGTGTGGTTAATGGGAGTCCCTGCAGGATTTAAATTGAATACAGAATTAGCAGCCATTCTTGGCACAACGTCTCTTAACGTCATACAAATTTGGTCTACCCTTTGGGTTTTTGTGGGATTCTTTCTGATGAATATGGTCAGAGGTATCGCTATAATGGGGATGCTTTTTGGGGCTACCGTTATTGCCGCACTGATGGTAGACATGATTGGGGCAGCAACTTTACACGTATCAGCTCTACATTCGTTGATAGCCTGTCTTTATGCTTCACAGACGCAGGCATTGGCTGCTTTATGGCGCCTATTTAG GGGTCAAAAGTTGAATCCTCTTCGCTTGAGATTAGATAGCTACGATTACACTGTCGAGCAACATGTTGTTGGATCTCTTCTGTTTACTCCCCTTCTACTTCTGTTGCCAACAACCTGtgtcttttatatattcttcACCATTGTGAATACTTCTATCAGAGTTACTCATGTGCTAATTGAAGTTTTTATATCTATTATCCATGAGACACCTTATGTCAAAGTTCTTCTTTGGTTGGTGAGACCAACCAGACTTCCTGCTGGGATATGGTTTGAAATTGTTTCCTGTAAATATAATGGAGTACATCCGATGGAAAGATCTATTTGTGATGGCAATGGCATAAATCCAGATTTTGACAATGCACCAAGGAAAACGGAGAAATACAAAAGGTCTACTGCCCTGGTTTCATTTCTACGCATCAGTGTTCCAAGCATTG GACAAATAATCTTACCTCATTACAAGAAAGTTTTTACTGGTGTCTCTGCATCACTCTTTGCAGAGTCTGCTTATGGAATTCTCACAGGCAAAAG gaTTTCATATGGTCCAGTTTCTCATCCTCCATCAACTCTGCCATGGATGCACATACCGATTAAGGAGTACTGGCAACTCTGCCATAAATCAATTCTTTCACACATGGGAGACTGA
- the LOC104444481 gene encoding protein GAST1 — protein MARTLSIAVLSLFLMLLLLPENHATITEAPSPQPQAAPGNLPSYGAREGSLKPQECGPRCTGRCSKTQYKKPCMFFCQKCCAKCLCVPPGTYGNKQLCPCYNNWKTKRGGPKCP, from the exons ATGGCAAGAACCCTTAGCATTGCTGTACTGTCCCTCTTCCTGATGCTCCTTCTACTACCAGAAAACCAT GCGACGATTACGGAGGCTCCGTCGCCACAACCCCAGGCTGCTCCAGGCAATCTCCCCTCG taTGGCGCCAGAGAAGGCAGTCTGAAGCCCCAAG AGTGCGGACCGAGGTGCACGGGGAGGTGCTCGAAGACGCAGTACAAGAAGCCATGCATGTTCTTCTGCCAAAAATGCTGCGCCAAGTGCTTGTGTGTGCCTCCAGGCACCTACGGCAACAAGCAACTCTGCCCTTGCTACAACAACTGGAAGACCAAGCGCGGCGGCCCCAAATGCCCCTga
- the LOC104444491 gene encoding N-acetylglucosaminyl-phosphatidylinositol biosynthetic protein gpi1 isoform X1, whose amino-acid sequence MRRHLRIWWPKQHLLTQPSSHEVLFGWFVSSSPASVDIVIALAINETFLSHLSSGLEENLQDTNREMPVNLKDKSAFCVLGLYAADPSNGSKMKGDQGCGCYRITEPLKSCRQLAVGSNSWIQLTHNSCSGYQGDNLWLPEVHHIHWKGEVVYHCDVHVIVYETPTHGAHHFSLSYSHYPGQVKVPTKKPKWIEELHQKHAQVDLSTAILAINSSRAASATLNSKTCSGPERSVSQSSLISMFYAFIWHALAILAASLFTLFYSIIQYSHHFMRWGSQSWMYKVSSRVFLTTWSNIKIRSCQYLYWPVLLQNSDLRCQSNVEYAEKAALRKHSMWSNIAIDILLGNLIGLSLLYHAEMVSLWFLNSVEGLNNYLRMGSVWLMGVPAGFKLNTELAAILGTTSLNVIQIWSTLWVFVGFFLMNMVRGIAIMGMLFGATVIAALMVDMIGAATLHVSALHSLIACLYASQTQALAALWRLFRGQKLNPLRLRLDSYDYTVEQHVVGSLLFTPLLLLLPTTCVFYIFFTIVNTSIRVTHVLIEVFISIIHETPYVKVLLWLVRPTRLPAGIWFEIVSCKYNGVHPMERSICDGNGINPDFDNAPRKTEKYKRSTALVSFLRISVPSIGQIILPHYKKVFTGVSASLFAESAYGILTGKRISYGPVSHPPSTLPWMHIPIKEYWQLCHKSILSHMGD is encoded by the exons ATGAGAAGGCATTTGAGAATTTGGTGGCCCAAGCAGCACCTTTTAACTCAACCATCATCACATGAGGTCTTGTTTGGGTGGTTTGTCTCATCCTCTCCAGCTTCTGTGGATATTGTAATCGCTCTTGCCATTAATGAGACCTTCCTGTCTCATTTGTCGTCTGGTCTTGAG GAAAATCTTCAAGACACAAATAGGGAAATGCCAGTAAATTTAAAGGATAAATCTGCATTCTGTGTATTGGGTCTGTATGCTGCTGACCCAAGTAATGGCAGCAAAATGAAAGGGGATCAAGGCTGTGGCTGCTACAGGATAACCGAACCACTCAAATCATGTAGGCAACTTGCTGTAGGAAGCAATAGCTGGATCCAGCTAACGCATAATTCTTGCTCAGGCTATCAGGGAGACAACTTATGGCTCCCTGAAGTGCATCATATTCACTGGAAAGGGGAAGTAGTATATCACTGCGATGTGCAC GTTATAGTTTACGAAACTCCAACACATGGAGCACACCATTTCTCTCTAAGTTATTCACATTATCCTGGGCAAGTTAAAGTTCCTACGAAGAAGCCCAAGTGGATTGAAGAGCTTCATCAAAAACACGCTCAAGTTGACCTG AGTACAGCAATTCTCGCAATCAACAGTTCTAGAGCTGCTTCTGCTACATTAAACTCAAAGACATGTTCTGGGCCAGAACGATCTGTCTCTCAGTCATCCCTTATTTCGAT GTTTTATGCCTTCAtatggcatgcattggccatatTGGCAGCTTCGTTATTCACTCTTTTCTACAGCATTATCCAGTATTCTCATCACTTTATGAGGTGGGGATCACAGTCGTGGATGTACAAAGTATCTTCAAGGGTGTTCCTGACCACATGGTCTAACATCAAAATTAGGTCTTGTCAATATCTATATTGGCCTGTCTTGCTGCAGAATAGTGACCTCAG GTGTCAATCCAATGTAGAGTACGCTGAGAAAGCCGCATTGCGGAAGCATTCCATGTGGTCAAATATAGCCATTGATATTCTCCTCGGAAACTTGATTGGTTTGTCATTACTATATCATGCGGAAATGGTTAGCTTGTGGTTTCTGAATTCTGTGGAGGGCCTAAATAATTATCTGCGCATGGGATCAGTGTGGTTAATGGGAGTCCCTGCAGGATTTAAATTGAATACAGAATTAGCAGCCATTCTTGGCACAACGTCTCTTAACGTCATACAAATTTGGTCTACCCTTTGGGTTTTTGTGGGATTCTTTCTGATGAATATGGTCAGAGGTATCGCTATAATGGGGATGCTTTTTGGGGCTACCGTTATTGCCGCACTGATGGTAGACATGATTGGGGCAGCAACTTTACACGTATCAGCTCTACATTCGTTGATAGCCTGTCTTTATGCTTCACAGACGCAGGCATTGGCTGCTTTATGGCGCCTATTTAG GGGTCAAAAGTTGAATCCTCTTCGCTTGAGATTAGATAGCTACGATTACACTGTCGAGCAACATGTTGTTGGATCTCTTCTGTTTACTCCCCTTCTACTTCTGTTGCCAACAACCTGtgtcttttatatattcttcACCATTGTGAATACTTCTATCAGAGTTACTCATGTGCTAATTGAAGTTTTTATATCTATTATCCATGAGACACCTTATGTCAAAGTTCTTCTTTGGTTGGTGAGACCAACCAGACTTCCTGCTGGGATATGGTTTGAAATTGTTTCCTGTAAATATAATGGAGTACATCCGATGGAAAGATCTATTTGTGATGGCAATGGCATAAATCCAGATTTTGACAATGCACCAAGGAAAACGGAGAAATACAAAAGGTCTACTGCCCTGGTTTCATTTCTACGCATCAGTGTTCCAAGCATTG GACAAATAATCTTACCTCATTACAAGAAAGTTTTTACTGGTGTCTCTGCATCACTCTTTGCAGAGTCTGCTTATGGAATTCTCACAGGCAAAAG gaTTTCATATGGTCCAGTTTCTCATCCTCCATCAACTCTGCCATGGATGCACATACCGATTAAGGAGTACTGGCAACTCTGCCATAAATCAATTCTTTCACACATGGGAGACTGA
- the LOC120290870 gene encoding triacylglycerol lipase SDP1 yields MDISNEATVDRFSIGPSTIMGRTIAFRILFCKSLFHLQHEILRVLLAYYHRIRAMVAPVFSWLHPRNPQGILAMVTIVAFLLKRYTNVKVRAEMAYRRKFWRNMMRTALTYEEWAHAAKMLDKETPRMNDCDLYDEELVRNKLQELRHRRQEGSMRDIIFCMRADLVRNLGNMCNPELHKGRLQVPKLIKDYIDEVSTQLRMVCESDSEELSLEEKLSFMHETRHAFGRTALLLSGGASLGAFHIGVVKTLVEHKLLPRIIAGSSVGSVMCAVVATRSWPELQSFFEDSLHSLQFFDQLGGIFTVVKRVMTQGAVHEIRHLQWMLRHLTSNLTFQEAYDMTGRVLGITVCSPRKHEPPRCLNYLTSPHVVIWSAVTASCAFPGLFEAQELMAKDRSGEIVPYHPPFNLEPEEGSGPSMRRWRDGSLEIDLPMMQLKELFNVNHFIVSQANPHIAPLLRLKELVRAYGGNFAAKLAHLAEMEVKHRCNQVLELGFPLGGIAQLFAQDWEGDVTVVMPATLAQYSKMLQNPSVVELQKAVNQGRRCTWEKLSAIKANCGIELALDECVAVLNHMRRLKRSAERAAAASSHGLANPVRFNASRRIPSWNCLARENSTGSLEEYILNDVTSSLHPQGSGFHASGGLSGRNILAHRHDGSDSESENVDLNSWTRSGGPLMRTASANKFIDYVQNLDIDFELKMLPSPNSINAQMGRDPFVQTSRVTTPDRSSEGMEFDQRDLGTRNSSSITVNEGDLLQAERVPDGFVLNVVRREDLASPNRSGDCSCEVPECLQLDSPEKEMDVSSASESSDDDTNGESGSNLTTLDGNNISGHADDANYRNEQIHADGASSRPQ; encoded by the exons ATGGATATAAGCAATGAGGCGACTGTCGATCGGTTCTCCATCGGCCCTTCAACAATCATGGGGCGAACGATTGCTTTTAGGATTCTGTTCTGTAAATCCCTGTTCCATCTGCAACACGAAATCTTGCGTGTACTTTTGGCTTACTACCATAGGATAAGAGCCATGGTGGCCCCAGTGTTTTCTTGGTTGCATCCAAGAAATCCGCAAGGAATCCTAGCGATGGTGACCATAGTTGCTTTCTTGTTGAAACGGTACACCAATGTAAAAGTGAGGGCCGAAATGGCCTACCGGAGGAAGTTTTGGAGGAATATGATGAGAACCGCGCTGACCTACGAGGAGTGGGCTCATGCTGCGAAGATGCTTGATAAGGAGACGCCACGGATGAATGATTGTGACCTTTATGATGAAGAACTGGTGAGGAATAAGCTTCAAGAGCTCCGCCATCGTCGCCAGGAGGGATCTATGCGAGATATCATCTTTTGCATGAGAGCCGATCTAGTGAGAAATCTTGGCAACATGTGCAATCCCGAGCTTCACAAAGGGAGGCTTCAAGTGCCGAAGCTCATAAAGGACTACATCGATGAGGTGTCGACACAGTTAAGAATGGTGTGCGAATCAGATTCTGAAGAGCTCTCTTTGGAAGAGAAGCTTTCTTTCATGCACGAAACTAGGCATGCCTTTGGCAGGACGGCTTTGCTTTTGAGTGGAGGAGCGTCCCTCGGAGCATTTCACATTGGCGTGGTGAAAACGTTGGTGGAGCACAAGCTTTTACCTAGAATAATTGCAGGCTCCAGTGTTGGATCCGTCATGTGCGCCGTCGTTGCAACTAGGTCTTGGCCTGAGCTCCAGAGTTTCTTTGAGGATTCTTTGCACTCGTTGCAGTTCTTCGATCAATTAGGTGGCATTTTTACAGTTGTGAAAAGGGTTATGACACAAGGAGCCGTTCATGAGATCAGACACTTGCAATGGATGTTGAGGCACCTCACCAGCAATCTTACGTTTCAAGAAGCATATGACATGACTGGACGAGTTCTTGGGATAACGGTGTGCTCGCCAAGGAAGCATGAGCCCCCTAGATGCCTCAATTACTTGACTTCGCCTCACGTGGTGATATGGAGTGCAGTGACCGCCTCTTGTGCCTTCCCTGGTCTTTTTGAAGCTCAGGAACTAATGGCGAAGGATCGGAGCGGAGAAATTGTTCCATACCATCCGCCATTTAATTTAGAACCAGAGGAGGGTTCAGGCCCATCTATGCGTCGGTGGAGGGATGGTAGCTTGGAGATTGATTTGCCAATGATGCAGCTGAAAGAGCTGTTCAACGTCAATCATTTCATCGTCAGTCAGGCAAACCCTCATATTGCACCACTTTTAAGGCTCAAGGAACTTGTTAGAGCTTATGGAGGAAACTTTGCAGCCAAG CTTGCTCACCTTGCTGAGATGGAGGTAAAACATAGATGCAACCAGGTCCTGGAACTTGGTTTTCCTCTGGGAGGAATAGCCCAGCTGTTTGCTCAAGATTGGGAGGGTGATGTCACGGTTGTTATGCCTGCAACACTTGCTCAG TACTCAAAGATGCTACAAAATCCATCTGTTGTGGAACTGCAAAAGGCGGTCAATCAGGGGAGGAGGTGCACTTGGGAGAAGCTCTCGGCCATAAAAGCCAATTGTGGCATTGAACTTGCTCTTGATGAATGTGTTGCGGTCCTAAACCACATGCGCAGGCTCAAAAGAAGCGCCGAGAGAGCAGCAGCTGCTTCTTCTCACGGTTTAGCCAACCCAGTCAGGTTCAATGCTTCTAGGAGAATCCCTTCATGGAATTGCCTTGCTCGAGAAAACTCAACAGGATCCCTGGAGGAATATATCCTCAATGATGTGACTTCCTCCTTACATCCTCAGGGAAGTGGTTTTCATGCATCAGGAGGATTGTCAGGCAGAAATATACTGGCTCACAGGCATGACGGAAGCGACAGCGAATCGGAGAATGTTGATTTGAATTCGTGGACGAGGTCAGGTGGCCCATTGATGAGGACTGCATCAGCAAATAAGTTCATCGATTATGTCCAGAATTTGGACATTGACTTTGAACTGAAGATGTTGCCAAGTCCAAATTCCATCAATGCTCAGATGGGAAGAGACCCATTTGTCCAAACCTCGCGGGTGACCACACCAGACCGGAGTTCAGAGGGAATGGAGTTTGACCAGAGGGATCTAGGGACTAGAAACAGCTCGAGCATAACAGTCAATGAAGGTGATCTTTTACAGGCAGAAAGGGTTCCTGATGGGTTCGTGCTCAACGTCGTGCGAAGGGAGGATCTGGCATCGCCAAATAGAAGTGGGGACTGCAGTTGCGAAGTCCCTGAATGCTTGCAACTGGATTCGCCGGAGAAGGAGATGGATGTGAGTTCGGCATCCGAATCTAGCGATGACGATACAAACGGTGAAAGCGGCTCAAATCTTACTACTCTAGATGGCAATAACATCTCAGGTCATGCTGATGATGCAAATTACAGAAATGAACAGATCCATGCAGATGGAGCGTCTTCACGACCTCAATGA